A DNA window from Rhipicephalus sanguineus isolate Rsan-2018 chromosome 8, BIME_Rsan_1.4, whole genome shotgun sequence contains the following coding sequences:
- the LOC119401926 gene encoding uncharacterized protein LOC119401926 isoform X14, which produces MSSNVGASCSNTLTPAEIAKQRVEQRKARRAEAQRKRRQADPELRAREAQRKRQRRRETTTAETRARHAEAQRQRRQANPAVRNADVEAKRRRRQANCAVRNADVEAKRQRRANASAADRRRESNARAERLARQLQRPGFDGADIRFQREFLDWSFGHSCSWFDNDLTEHACCCRKKSTKPVQTENAWPLNTTMDVAAETSRSVDACTQATFVTVKVHRYMQATDVEDSEDSDIPTREFPGLDLKTNLLVRLHTASLVCQVPQLPKRAPELPLHISAKQMSPLVCQVPQLPNSAPELPLHISTKQMKL; this is translated from the exons atgagttccaacgtcggcgccagttgcagtaatactttaacgcctgccgagatcgcgaagcagcgggtggagcagcggaaggctcgacgcgccgaagcgcaacgtaaacgtcggcaagcggaccccgagctccgggctagggaagcccagcgcaaacggcaacgccggcgggAAACTACTACggctgaaacgcgggctcgacatgccgaagcgcaacggcagcgtcggcaagcaaaccccgccgtacgcaacgccgacgtcgaggccaagcgtcggcgtcggcaagcaaactgcgccgtacgcaacgccgacgtcgaagccaagcgtcagcgtcgagccaacgcgtcggctgcggacagacgacgcgagtccaacgcccgtgcagaacgcctcgctagacaacttcaacgcccgggcttcgacggtgccgacatccggttccagcgcgaattcctcgactggagcttcgggcacagctgcagtTGGTTCGACAAcgatctgaccgag CATGCCTGTTGTTGTAGAAAGAAGTCAACGAAACCTGTGCAGACGGAGAACGCATGGCCTCTCAACACCACCATGGACGTAGCAGCCGAGACATCGAGAAGCGTTGACGCCTGTACACAGGCAACTTTTGTCACTGTTAAGGTGCACAGGTACATGCAAGCCACTGATGTCGAGGATTCCGAGGACAGTGACATTCCCACGCGAGAATTTCCAG GACTGGATCTAAAAACCAACCTCCTTGTGCGTCTCCACACAGCCTCACTTGTGTGCCAAGTGCCACAGCTTCCCAAGAGAGCCCCAGAGTTGCCACTTCACATTTCAGCCAAGCAGATGAG CCCACTTGTGTGCCAAGTGCCACAGCTCCCCAACAGCGCCCCAGAGTTGCCACTTCACATTTCAACCAAGCAGATGAA
- the LOC119401926 gene encoding uncharacterized protein LOC119401926 isoform X10 has translation MSSNVGASCSNTLTPAEIAKQRVEQRKARRAEAQRKRRQADPELRAREAQRKRQRRRETTTAETRARHAEAQRQRRQANPAVRNADVEAKRRRRQANCAVRNADVEAKRQRRANASAADRRRESNARAERLARQLQRPGFDGADIRFQREFLDWSFGHSCSWFDNDLTEHACCCRKKSTKPVQTENAWPLNTTMDVAAETSRSVDACTQATFVTVKVHRYMQATDVEDSEDSDIPTREFPGLDLKTNLLVRLHTASLVCQVPQLPKRAPELPLHISAKQMSPLVCQVPQLPNSAPELPLHISTKQMNPLVCQVPQLPNSAPELPLHISTKQMKL, from the exons atgagttccaacgtcggcgccagttgcagtaatactttaacgcctgccgagatcgcgaagcagcgggtggagcagcggaaggctcgacgcgccgaagcgcaacgtaaacgtcggcaagcggaccccgagctccgggctagggaagcccagcgcaaacggcaacgccggcgggAAACTACTACggctgaaacgcgggctcgacatgccgaagcgcaacggcagcgtcggcaagcaaaccccgccgtacgcaacgccgacgtcgaggccaagcgtcggcgtcggcaagcaaactgcgccgtacgcaacgccgacgtcgaagccaagcgtcagcgtcgagccaacgcgtcggctgcggacagacgacgcgagtccaacgcccgtgcagaacgcctcgctagacaacttcaacgcccgggcttcgacggtgccgacatccggttccagcgcgaattcctcgactggagcttcgggcacagctgcagtTGGTTCGACAAcgatctgaccgag CATGCCTGTTGTTGTAGAAAGAAGTCAACGAAACCTGTGCAGACGGAGAACGCATGGCCTCTCAACACCACCATGGACGTAGCAGCCGAGACATCGAGAAGCGTTGACGCCTGTACACAGGCAACTTTTGTCACTGTTAAGGTGCACAGGTACATGCAAGCCACTGATGTCGAGGATTCCGAGGACAGTGACATTCCCACGCGAGAATTTCCAG GACTGGATCTAAAAACCAACCTCCTTGTGCGTCTCCACACAGCCTCACTTGTGTGCCAAGTGCCACAGCTTCCCAAGAGAGCCCCAGAGTTGCCACTTCACATTTCAGCCAAGCAGATGAG CCCACTTGTGTGCCAAGTGCCACAGCTCCCCAACAGCGCCCCAGAGTTGCCACTTCACATTTCAACCAAGCAGATGAA CCCACTTGTGTGCCAAGTGCCACAGCTCCCCAACAGCGCCCCAGAGTTGCCACTTCACATTTCAACCAAGCAGATGAA